A single Photobacterium toruni DNA region contains:
- a CDS encoding SDR family oxidoreductase: MNVLIIGGTGGIGLAIIQQLLLIKPHVNVHATFFRHQPQYQHSQLRWHQCNITLEDHIEALAKQLPRLDLIINAVGMLHTTEHQPEKSIQQFDVHFFQTNIQTNTLPSLLIAKHFMAALKTSSHSYFVTISARVGSIEDNKLGGWISYRSSKAALNMAIKTISIEWRTKLPHCCVIAFHPGTTASALSKPFQRNVAPHKLFTPTYTAQCLLSLLARLTPQETGQFLSYDGNTLPW, translated from the coding sequence ATGAATGTCTTAATTATTGGTGGTACTGGTGGAATCGGATTAGCGATTATTCAACAATTATTACTCATTAAGCCCCATGTGAATGTTCATGCAACATTTTTTCGCCACCAGCCTCAATATCAACATTCTCAGCTACGTTGGCACCAGTGTAATATTACACTTGAGGATCATATTGAAGCACTTGCAAAACAACTTCCTCGACTTGATCTAATAATTAATGCTGTTGGTATGCTCCACACAACTGAACATCAGCCTGAAAAGTCCATTCAACAATTTGATGTGCATTTTTTTCAAACCAACATTCAAACGAATACACTACCTAGCTTATTAATTGCCAAACATTTCATGGCAGCGTTAAAAACATCATCTCACAGTTATTTTGTAACTATTTCAGCCAGGGTAGGCAGTATTGAAGATAATAAATTAGGCGGTTGGATCAGTTATCGTAGTTCAAAAGCCGCACTTAATATGGCGATTAAAACTATCAGTATTGAATGGCGCACCAAACTTCCCCATTGTTGTGTGATTGCTTTTCACCCCGGAACAACCGCAAGCGCTCTCTCTAAACCATTTCAACGTAATGTTGCACCCCACAAATTATTTACACCCACTTATACTGCGCAATGCTTATTGAGCTTATTAGCACGACTCACACCACAAGAAACTGGACAATTTTTAAGTTATGACGGTAACACTCTTCCTTGGTGA
- a CDS encoding DMT family transporter: MKKRSVGFAMTILIIGNLVAVLSDAIIKTMGKDAAVFQFVFFRQLSAVIILLPFCLRATKQSFFIGLKWHCIRAHVWLLGAVFMVISLSTLPLATANAIFYAAPLIMLPLAMLVYGEKLSRYSIAAGIIGFAGVLVIVRPTDISWAAFGALVVAFTIAVNNLFIRKLPTQQSVAQTLLLTNLIGMPASLALALWENKPWDWSPLITASGSSALILVYAATCVVAYRAAESNKIASAEYSGLIGAVVVGYLLFNEVPDTTTFVGTVMIIAPLLWLAKVERKQHKKDSIQAIAVNE, from the coding sequence ATGAAAAAACGTTCTGTTGGCTTTGCTATGACCATTTTAATTATTGGTAATTTAGTCGCCGTACTTTCTGATGCAATAATCAAGACCATGGGCAAAGATGCCGCAGTGTTTCAATTTGTATTTTTTCGCCAACTGTCAGCTGTGATTATTTTATTACCCTTTTGTCTACGAGCTACAAAACAAAGCTTTTTCATTGGCTTAAAATGGCATTGCATACGCGCACATGTATGGTTATTAGGTGCTGTATTTATGGTGATCTCATTAAGTACGCTTCCCTTAGCTACTGCAAATGCCATTTTCTATGCCGCGCCCTTGATCATGCTTCCGTTAGCAATGCTTGTTTATGGCGAAAAACTCAGTCGATATTCTATTGCGGCAGGTATTATTGGTTTTGCTGGCGTATTGGTCATTGTGCGCCCAACCGACATCAGTTGGGCCGCTTTTGGTGCATTGGTCGTCGCATTTACGATTGCAGTTAATAACCTTTTTATTCGTAAACTCCCTACCCAACAAAGTGTTGCTCAAACATTATTACTCACCAACCTAATAGGTATGCCTGCATCACTTGCATTGGCTTTATGGGAAAATAAACCATGGGATTGGTCACCATTGATTACAGCCTCAGGCTCTAGTGCTTTAATTTTGGTGTATGCAGCAACATGTGTAGTGGCTTATCGTGCAGCTGAAAGTAATAAAATAGCCAGTGCCGAATACAGTGGTTTAATTGGCGCTGTTGTTGTCGGCTACTTATTGTTTAATGAAGTGCCAGATACGACCACTTTTGTGGGTACGGTAATGATCATTGCGCCACTATTATGGCTAGCAAAAGTAGAAAGGAAACAGCATAAAAAAGATTCAATTCAAGCAATTGCTGTTAACGAATAA
- a CDS encoding histone deacetylase family protein: MKVIYTEKQRLHHVRFEFLNGEATPCFEKPERADMVLNALNSHGGFTMIEPNSYGDAPLRWVHTDDYVDFLASCWDQWVEAFGDVHDASPYCFAPARHLRNRIPKDIEGRLGYYSFDMTAAITAGSWKAIVAATECALTGVDLIKQGEHAAFALCRPPGHHAASDLMGGYCYANNAAIAAESFIRQGAKRVAVLDIDYHHGNGTQSIFYHRNDVLFASIHGDPDYDYPHYLGFADEEGEGEGLGFNLNLPLPLHTTDWSVYEPVLAQALARITEYKPEALVISLGMDTFADDPISYFKLMRNDYQNIGWMIGLLNIPTLFVFEGGYAVDDLGHNTVAVLDGFNKALV, encoded by the coding sequence GAAAGTTATCTATACTGAAAAACAACGTTTACACCATGTACGCTTTGAATTCTTAAATGGTGAAGCAACCCCTTGTTTTGAAAAACCAGAGCGTGCTGATATGGTGCTAAATGCGCTTAATAGTCACGGTGGTTTTACAATGATTGAACCAAATAGCTATGGTGATGCACCGCTGCGTTGGGTTCATACTGATGATTACGTTGATTTCCTTGCAAGCTGCTGGGATCAATGGGTCGAAGCATTTGGTGATGTGCATGACGCATCGCCATACTGTTTTGCGCCTGCACGTCATTTACGTAATCGTATTCCAAAAGATATCGAAGGTCGCTTAGGGTACTACAGCTTTGATATGACAGCGGCTATTACCGCCGGATCTTGGAAAGCAATTGTTGCAGCAACGGAATGTGCTTTAACTGGGGTCGATTTAATTAAGCAAGGCGAACATGCCGCGTTTGCATTATGTCGTCCTCCGGGTCACCATGCGGCCTCTGATTTAATGGGGGGTTATTGTTACGCTAATAATGCGGCTATTGCTGCTGAAAGTTTTATTCGTCAAGGTGCAAAGCGAGTCGCGGTATTGGATATTGATTACCATCATGGTAACGGTACGCAAAGTATTTTCTATCATCGTAATGATGTGTTATTTGCTTCTATTCATGGCGATCCTGATTATGATTATCCGCATTATCTAGGCTTTGCTGATGAAGAAGGTGAGGGTGAAGGCTTAGGCTTTAATCTAAACTTACCTTTGCCACTGCATACTACTGATTGGTCAGTGTATGAGCCCGTATTAGCGCAAGCATTGGCGCGTATTACAGAATATAAACCTGAAGCGTTAGTTATTTCATTGGGCATGGATACCTTTGCTGATGATCCGATCAGCTACTTTAAATTGATGCGCAATGATTATCAAAATATTGGCTGGATGATAGGCTTATTAAATATTCCAACATTATTTGTTTTTGAAGGTGGTTATGCAGTAGATGACTTAGGCCATAATACCGTTGCCGTTCTTGATGGATTTAACAAAGCGTTAGTTTAA